A window of the Juglans microcarpa x Juglans regia isolate MS1-56 chromosome 5D, Jm3101_v1.0, whole genome shotgun sequence genome harbors these coding sequences:
- the LOC121265858 gene encoding uncharacterized protein LOC121265858 has protein sequence MSNTAQLFCLTASSFTARLPTFLFLSLLLFSFRTTVEYGTRHLISFVDLDPSLKALVSRRLQLAGTDFERHPIFPRLAPPRRPPFLLHPDALVVAFNDYFFPADDQRMAPLNHSLLVLNQEFVFPKYVIVNISAMKELELLESEDKRMVFFARSVLGVYILVVLSFVAIYSLVLGIVFITVVNEILGTFTPFLVTMWEGSRLGLERLFGFILMRWLVRHILTDFLGWWYFGEIEDQDTYLKLYVMLKLMPFSIMSPWISGLEKEISGFSITCFLTDTFLALIFTGDVWVAIMEPWRTQTEIMEESCYLTLTTLSQGIHIIFLEAIFCGPFVRGVLAQVFGRFFAMVFQSALEVYFMVALLMLYFYAWYRNSSNFHGETFGWRELEGLFEGL, from the coding sequence ATGAGCAACACCGCCCAGCTCTTCTGCCTGACGGCGTCGTCTTTCACCGCCAGACTCCCCACATTCCTCTTCCTAtccctcctcctcttctccttccgGACCACCGTCGAGTATGGCACCCGCCACCTCATCTCCTTCGTCGACCTGGATCCTTCCCTCAAGGCCCTCGTCTCCCGTCGCCTCCAACTCGCCGGCACTGACTTTGAACGCCACCCTATCTTCCCCCGTCTCGCCCCACCCCGTCGCCCCCCCTTTCTCCTCCACCCCGACGCCCTCGTCGTCGCCTTTAACGATTACTTCTTCCCCGCAGACGACCAACGCATGGCCCCGCTCAATCACAGCCTCCTCGTTCtcaatcaagaatttgtctttcCTAAGTACGTGATCGTCAACATCTCCGCCATGAAAGAACTAGAGCTCCTTGAAAGTGAGGACAAAAGGATGGTCTTCTTTGCGCGTTCTGTATTGGGGGTCTATATTTTGGTGGTTCTTTCTTTTGTCGCTATCTATTCATTGGTATTAGGCATTGTTTTCATTACTGTTGTTAATGAAATACTAGGGACGTTCACTCCATTTCTTGTTACAATGTGGGAAGGTTCAAGATTGGGTCTCGAGAGGCTTTTCGGGTTCATTTTGATGCGATGGTTGGTGAGACATATACTAACGGATTTCCTTGGGTGGTGGTATTTTGGCGAAATCGAAGATCAGGACACATATTTGAAGCTTTATGTGATGTTGAAATTGATGCCGTTTTCGATCATGTCTCCGTGGATTAGTGGTCTTGAGAAAGAGATTTCGGGGTTTTCGATTACGTGCTTCTTGACCGATACGTTCTTGGCTTTAATATTTACTGGGGATGTTTGGGTTGCGATTATGGAGCCGTGGAGAACGCAAACGGAGATAATGGAGGAAAGTTGTTATTTGACGTTGACGACGTTGAGCCAGGGTATCCATATTATCTTTTTGGAAGCTATCTTTTGCGGCCCGTTTGTGAGAGGAGTTCTTGCTCAGGTCTTTGGGAGGTTTTTTGCAATGGTGTTTCAGTCAGCTCTGGAGGTTTATTTCATGGTGGCTTTGCTCATGCTTTACTTTTATGCGTGGTATAGGAATTCTAGTAATTTCCACGGTGAGACGTTTGGGTGGAGAGAGTTGGAGGGCTTGTTTGAGGGCCTGTAG